In the Sulfurivermis fontis genome, TCCAGGGACTGCCGGGGTTTCCACGCTGACCCCCTCGATATAACTGAGTCGTTCCAGGCGCATACGTGAGCGTTTGACACGTTCGGTAGATATCCAACCACTCTCCATCTGGCGCAACTCGCGCCGTATAACCTCATCTCGTGTTTTGGCATTACCCAGGACATTGACTCTGCGAACATAGACGCGCTTACCGGGATCGACAAAAAACGTCAGCGAGACCTCTTTCTTCTCCTCGTCCAACTCGGGCATGGCATTGATATTGGCAAAGGCATAACCTTCATTACCCAGGCGCTCACTGATGCGTGTTGTGCTTTCCGTGATCTGCTTACGTGAAAAGGTATCACCCGGCTGGATGCTGATCAGTTCGCGCAGAACCTCGTGCGGTACAATGCTCTCGCCCGCCATTTTTACTTCGCGCACAGTGTAGCGCTCGCCCTCGCTGACATTGACGGTGACGTAGATATGTTCATAGTCGGGTGTGATGGAAACCTGGGTAGAGTCGATCTTGAAGTTGATGTAGCCACGGTCCAGGTACCAGGAGCGCAGGGTTTCCAGATCGCCAGCCAATTTCTGCTTGGAATATTTATCTTTGTCGCTGAACAGTGAAAATGGCGGGCGCGAACCGAGCTGAAACTGGCGCAACAATTCTTCGCTGGAGAAGGCCTTGTTACCGACAATATTGATACGATAAATTGTGGCAACATCACCTTCCGCGACAGCGATATGTATAGCGACACGATTGCGCTCTTCGGGCGTAATGGTGGACTTCAACCCCATGCCGTATTTACCCATGGCCAGGTACTGGCGTTTCAATTCCTGCTCCACCTTATCCAGCATGGAACGATCGAATACGCGCCCCTCGGCAAAACCGATGCGTTTGAGACTTTCCAGCAACTGCTCGGTGGGAATGCTCTTGTTACCTTCGATGCTGATGCTGGAAATGGCGGGACGTTCGGCGACAAATATCACCAGGGTGTCGCCCTCCCGCTCCAGCACTACATCCTTGAAGAAACCCGTGCGATACAGCGCCTGAATCGCCTCCACGCTTACCTTGTCATCGAACTGGTCGCCACGCTTGAGCGGCAGATAATTGAATACGGTGCCGATGGAAATACGTTGCAGACCCTCAACGCGAATATCATCGATGACAAAGGGATCCAAGGCCCAGGCAGGCAGTGGCAAGGTAGCACAAGCCAGCGCTATCACGCGCGCCAGGTGCGGGCTTCTATTCTTCATTCTCCCCCCATCAGGCGTGCCAGATCGTTATACATGGCCAGGGTCATCAGCATCACAATAAGGGCAATACCTATGCGGGCAGCCATTGCCTCGGTCTGTTCCGATACCGGGCTGCCCTTGATCCCCTCAATCAGATAAAACAGCAGGTGACCACCATCAAGAATCGGTACTGGCAACAGGTTCAATACCCCCAGGCTGATGCTGACCACCGCCAGGAAAGCAAGGAATTGTGCGAAGCCGGCCAAGGCCGAACTCCTGGCATAAACTGCGATGGTGATCGGTCCGCTGATATTTTCCGTCGACACCCGTCCGACGACCATTTCGCCCAGCATACGCACGGTCAGGGCGGACATGTCCCAGGTTTTGTGTAGTGCGGCACCGATAGCGGCCACAGGTCCGAGACGCCACTCGCTGCGTAGATGCTCGGCCAGTTGTGGATTGATGCGCACGCCCGCACCGATACGTCCTACCATACCAGCCGCTGTCTCATGTGCAACCGGCCGCACCTGCACCTCGAATTCCTCACTGCCACGCCGCACCCGGAACTGCAAGTCGGTCTCTGGATTTTCACGCACCTTGAGGACCATGTCCTCCCAATCGGCAATAGCGATACCGTCGATGGCAACGATTTCATCGCCCGCCTGCAACCCTGCCCGGGCCGCCGCAGAATCGGGCGTTATCTCATCGAGCACCGGAGCAATATGTGGTCGATAGGGCTGCAGGCCAATCACCTTGCTGAAGGTATTGGCATCTACTTCTCCCTGCAATTGATCGAGAGGCAGCTGATAGCGGTATTCGACGCCGCCGTCATTCACCGTGACGGTTACTGCTTCCTTGCGCAAGGCATAAGGCAGCAGCGACTCCAGCACTGCACCCCAGGTCGGCGTGGCGCGGCCGTCCACTGCCAGCACCTCCTGTTCGCTGCGCAAGCCGGCCTGATATGCCAGACTCGTCGGCGCCATATCCCCCAGCAAAGGACGCATGCCTGGAGTGCCGGTGACATACATCAACCAGTAGGCCAGTACGGCAAACAGCAGATTGAACAACGGCCCGGCAGCCACAATGGCAGTACGCTTGCGCAAGGGTTGCCGGTTGAAGGCCCGGTCCAGTTCATGTGCGGCCACATCGCCTTCGCGTTCATCCAGCATCTTGACATAGCCACCGAGCGGAATGGCTGCGATGACATATTCGGTTTGATCAGGTCCACTGCGACGCAGCCACAATGGTTTACCAAAACCGATGGAGTAACGTAATACTTTGACCCCCATGCGCCGTGCTACCCAATAGTGGCCGAATTCATGTACTGCAATCAGCACACTGATGGCGAAAACGAACAGCAGTGGTGTCAGGAGAAAATCAAGCATCAGTGCCTCAGACCCCGCATCGCCACCTGACGTTCCGCTGCCATGCGCGCAGCGGCGTCATCGGCAAGAATTTGCTCCATGCTGTCGGCGTCATGGGCAGTGACTTCCATCAGCACCGCCTCGATCACCTGCGGGATGGCGGTATAGGCGATACGGCGCTGCAGGAAAGACTCTACCGCTATCTCGTTGGCGGCATTGAGGATGGCCGAGCTGGTTCCACCGGACTCCATCGCCTCCACGGCGAGGCGCAGGCAGGGAAAACGGTTCAGATCGGGGGCACTGAAATCCAGCCGCGCCACACTGAAGATATCCAGGCTACCGACACCGGACTCCATGCGCTCCGGCCAGGCCAGGGCGTGTGCAATGGGTGTACGCATGTCCGGATTACCGAGTTGCGCCAATACCGAACCATCGACATATTCGACCATCGAGTGGATTACGCTCTGCGGATGCAACACCACCTGCACCTGTGCCGGTGTGGTGTTGAACAACCAGCAGGCCTCGATCACCTCCAGACCCTTGTTCATCATGGTGGCGGAATCCACCGATATCTTGCGCCCCATGCTCCAGTTGGGATGAGCCACCGCCTGCTCCGGAGTAACGGCAGCCAACTGCTCGAGCGGTGTGGTGCGGAAGGGACCACCTGAAGCGGTGAGCAGGATGCGGCGCACACCGACATGCTCGAAGCCAGTGGAAAAACCCGAGGGCATGCACTGGAAGATGGCGTTGTGCTCACTGTCGATGGGCAGCAGCACGGCATTGTTCTGCTGTATCGCCTCCATGAACAGGCGGCCCGACATCACCAGTGCCTCTTTGTTGGCAAGCAGCACATGCTTGCCGGCGCGCGCCGCGGCGAGTGTCGGCAGCAGGCCGGCCGCGCCTACAATAGCCGCCATGACATACTCGACTTCTGGCAGTGCAGCGACCTGCTCCAAACCGGAAGTTCCCGCCAACACAATAATGTCCGGCGCGCTGTCACGCAGGCGGGCCGCCAGACGCTCGGCAGCCGTGGCATCACCCATCACGGCATAGGCAGGACGAAACTCCAGACACTGTTCATACAGCTTGTCCACCTGACTGTTGGCGGTGAGGGCTACCACACGATAACGGTCACGGTGCCGCCCCAACACATCCAGCGTGCTGCGCCCAATCGAACCGGTCGCGCCGAGTACGGTCACACCGATCATGACAACGCGTGCCAGAGGAAGAAACCAAACACGAACACCGGCGCCGCCGCGGTAAGGCTGTCGATACGGTCGAGCACACCGCCATGTCCGGGCAACAGACCACCGCTATCCTTCACCGCAGCGAGCCGCTTGAACATGCTCTCGGTCAGATCACCGACAATCGATGCAGCCACTACAAGCAGGGTTAGGGGCAACATCCAGGAAAGCGCCGTCAGTGGTAAACCAAGCAGCGGCGTGCCAAGCAGAGTGATGAGCAGGGTCGCGGCCATCGCACCGCCGACACCAGCCCAGGTCTTGCCGGGACTGACCTGCGGCGCCAGCTTGCGCCGACCGTAGGCATGGCCGGCGAAATAGGCGCCGATATCCGCGCCCCAGACGAGCAGTATGACAAACAAGGCATGGCGCGGCCCGGTGTGCCACTGCAGGCCGGCCAGACTGACCCAGCCAGGCAACAGGGTCAGCATGCCGGCGAAGCTCACCAGGCTGGGATACCGCTTCCACAGTGCGCCGCCGTGCGGAAAACGCAGCACGAAAACCAGCGCTACACACCACCACAGCACGCCGGCGGCGGCAACGAAAAACAGCAGATAGCCGATCGTGTCGCGATTGAGCAGTGCAATCATGACACCGACGAAGATCGCGACATAAAAGTGGCGCAGGACCACGTGTTGCAGGCCCGCCAGGCGTGACCACTCCCAAGCGCCCAAAACGAAAATGACGCCGAGTATGGCCGCAAACCAAGGTCCAGGCAGCGCCAGCGTAGCCCAAATGGCCAGAGGAGCCAGAATCAGCGCCGTGATTACACGTAGCTTAAGCATCGAGCAATTGCTCCACCTGCTCGCCGGTGCGACCAAAGCGCCGCTGCCGACTGGCGAAGGATTCCAGTGCTGCAGCGAAGGCCTGCTCGTCGAATTCAGGCCACAGCAGCGGGGTGAAATAGAGTTCGGTATAGGCCAATTGCCAGAGCAGAAAATTACTGATGCGCTGCTCGCCGCCGGTACGGATGAACAGATCCGGCTCCGGCAATCCCGCCAAGGAGAGGTGCGTTTCGATGACTGCCGGAGTGATGGCATCGGCCGCCAGCTCACCGCGCGCTACTTGTTCAGCCACGAAGCGACAGGCTTGGGTGATATCCCAGCGCCCACCGTAATTGGCGGCGATAATCAGATTAAGAGCCGTATTGCCGGACGTGAGTTCCTCGGCAGCAGCGATGCGCTTTTGCAGCTCAGGGGCAAAGGCACTGCAATCGCCGATGATGCGCAGCCGCACACCGTGCTTGTGCAGCTTTTTGACCTCCATGTCGAGGGCGGTCATGAACAGATTCATCAGCAGCCCTACTTCTTCCGCCGGACGGCGCCAGTTTTCGCTGCTGAAGGCAAACAGGGTCAGATATTCGATACCCCGTTCAAGGCATCCCTTGACCATGGCCCGCACGCTGTCCATGCCGGCCTTGTGACCGGCAAAGCGCGGCAGTCCGCGCTTGCGTGCCCAGCGCCCGTTGCCATCCATGATGATGGCCACATGGCGCGGGAGTTTGCGGGCATACAGTTCGGAGTCGGACATGGAACGCTAGTTACAAGTTTCAAGTTGCAAGTTGCAAAAAGAAAATCCCCGTTAGTTAAACACCCGCCAGTGACTTTCCCTCTCGTCACTTGCCACTTGTAACTTGGAACTCAAATTTCCATCAGGTCCTTTTCCTTCGTTTCCAGGACCTTGTCGACTTCGACAATGTAACGGTCCGTGAGTTTCTGGATTTCATCCTGGCCACGGCGCTCGTCGTCCTCGCTGATCTCCTTGGCCTTGAGCAGCTCTTTCAGATCATTGTTGGCATCGCGGCGGATGTTGCGGATGGCCACCTTGGCACCTTCTCCTTCGTGACGCACCACCTTGATCAACTCGCGGCGGCGTTCCTCGGTGAGCGGCGGCATGGGGATACGTATCACGGTGCCGGCGGAACTGGGATTGAGTCCCAAGTCGGAGGTAAGGATGGCCTTTTCCACCGCTTGGATCATATTGCGCTCCCACAGGGTGATGGTGAGGGTACGGGCATCCTCCACACCGATATTACCCACCTGGCTCAGCGGCACCATCGAACCATAATACTCCACGGTGATGTGCTCCAGCAGGCTGGGATGGGCGCGGCCGGTGCGCAATTTGGTCAGTTCACCCTTCAGCGCGTCCACGCTCTTCTTCATGCGCGTTTCGGCGTCTTTCTTGATGTCGTTGAGCATGTTTCCTCCAAAGCCTAGGCTTCGACCTGGGTGCCCTCGTCCCGTCCCAGCATGATGTTCATCAGGGCGCCCGGCTTGTTCATATTGAACACACGCAGCGGCATGCGGTGATCACGGCACAGCACGATGGCGGTGGCATCCATCACCTCCAGCTTGCGCTCCAGTACCTCGTCATAGGTCAGCCGACCGTAGCGGGTGGCGCTCGGATCTTTCACTGGATCGGCGCTGTAGACACCATCTACCTTGGTAGCCTTGAGTACCAGGTCAGCATTGATCTCGATGCCGCGCAGACTGGCGGCCGAGTCGGTGGTGAAGAAGGGGTTGCCGGTTCCGGCAGCGAAGATCACCAGCCGCCCCTTTTCCAGGTGACGGATGGCCTTGCTGCGCACGAAATCTTCGCACACGGCGGGGATCGGCAGGGCCGACATCACCCGCACTTGCAGCCCTTCCTTTTCCAACGCCCCTTGCATGTTGAGAGAGTTGATCACCGTGGCCAACATGCCGATCTGATCGGCTGCCGCCCGGTCCATGCCGGACGACGCCAGACTGACACCACGGAAGATATTGCCGCCGCCGATCACCACGCCGACCTGCACCCCCGCCCTGACCACCGCGGCAATCTCCCGGGCGATGCGTTGAGCGACTTCCGGGTCGATACCGAACCCCTGCTTGCCCATTAGGGCCTCACCGCTCAGCTTGAGCAGGACGCGGTGGTAAACCGGTTTGGCGGCGTCTCCCATGACTTACTTGCTCGTGGCGGCGGCCTGGGCGGCCACTTCCTCGGCGAAATTGACGGTCTTCTTCTCGATGCCCTCGCCTACCTCGAAGCGGGTGAAACCGATCACCTTGGCGCCGGCGTCCTTCACCAGCTTCTCCACGCTGATGTCCGGGTTCTTGACGAAGGGCTGGCCCAGCAGGGTGACTTCCTTGAGGAACTTCTTGATGCGGCCGTCCACCATCTTGGCGATGATGTCGGCGGGCTTGCCGCTGTCGGCGGACTGCGCGGTATAGATCTCGCGCTCCTTCTCGATCAGCTCGGCCGGTACCTGATCCTCGGACACACACTGCGGACGGCTGGCGGCCACATGCATGGCGATGTCGCGGGCCAGTTCGGCAGTGCCGCCCTGCAACTCGACCACCACGCCGATGCGGGTGCCGTGCAGATAGTTCACCAGGATGTTATCGCTGTTGTAGGCCACCATGCGGCGCACGGCGGAGTTCTCGCCGATCTTGGCGATCAGAGCCTTGGTAGCGTCGGCCACGGTCATACCGTCGGGCATCTTGGCGGCCAGCAGGGCGTCGATGTCGTTGGCGCCGGAGTTCAGGGCCACCTCGCCCACGGCGTTGGCGAAGTTGCGGAAATCGTCGCCCTTGGTGACGAAGTCGGTTTCGCAGTTCACTTCCACCATCACCAGGCGCTTGCCGTCGGCGGCGGCCTTGACGATGATCAGGCCCTCGGCAGCGGTGCGGCCGGCCTTCTTGTCGGCCTTGGCCATGCCGGCCTTACGCATGTGCTCGATGGCGGCCTCGATGTCGCCGTTGGTTTCCGTCAGGGCCTTCTTGCACTCCATCATGCCGGCGCCGGTGCGCTCACGCAGGTCCTTGACCAGGGCAGCGGTAATTTCAGCCATCTTGTAATCCTCGCTAGAAAATCGGAAATCTGTCGGCGGCCTGCGGCCGCCGGTTCGGCAATACATTCAAAAAAGGGGGCCTGGCCCCCTTTTTTGTCTTCAGGTCGCCATCCGGCTTAACGGGCGGTTTCTTCGACCTCGACGAACTCGTCCACCGCACCGGCGCCGGACGCGCTGCGGCCGGCCAGGATGCTGTCCGCCGCTGCCTGCACGTACAGGGTGATGGCGCGGATGGCGTCGTCGTTGCCGGGGATGACGTAGTCGACACCGTCCGGGCTGTTGTTGGTATCGACCACGCCGATCACCGGGATACCCAGGGTCTTGGCCTCGGCGATGGCGTTCTTCTCATGGCCGACGTCGATGATGAACAGGGCGTCCGGCAGGCTGGCCATGTCCTTGATACCACCGATGGAGCGCTGCAGTTTGTCGATCTCGCGGCGCATCAGCAGCGCTTCCTTCTTGGAGACGCGGTTCATGCTGCCGTCCTGCTCCATGCTCTCCAGATCCTTCAGCCGCTTGATGGACTGCTTGACGGTCTTGAAGTTGGTCAGCATGCCGCCCAGCCAGCGGTGGTTGACGTAGGGCATACCGCAGCGCTGTGCCTCGGCGGCGATGATGTCGCGGGCCTGGCGCTTGGTGCCGACGAACAGGATGGTGCCGCGCTTGGATGCCATGGAACCCAGGAAATTCATCGCCTCGTTGAACAGCGGGACGGTCTTTTCCAGGTTGACGATGTGGACTTTGTTGCGGGCGCCGAAGATGTAGGGCGCCATCTTCGGGTTCCAGTAACGGGTCTGGTGGCCGAAATGAACACCGGCCTCCAGCATCTGACGCATGGTCACGTTTGCCATTTGAAACATTCCTCTTTCAGGGTTGGGCCTCCACGTACCCCGCTGGCCGACCCCCGGGTGATAGACCCTGAAGGCACCCCGGCCAGTGTGACGGTACGTGTGCGGATTTGAAAAACTAAAAACTCAATAAACGCGGGTTTGCCTATTGAAGCCGCGCTTTATACCATAATCACCGTTCCGCAACAACGGCATACCCGCCCCGATGCGGCCGTCCGACAGCCGCCAACCCCCAGGAATCGCTGCATGAGCGTCACCATCAAGACCCCGGAAGAACAGGAAAAAATGCGCGTGGCCGGCCGCCTGGCCGCCGAGGTGCTGGAGATGATCGCACCCCATGTGCAGCCCGGGGTGACCACCGACACGCTGGACCGGCTGTGCCACGACCATATCGTCAACGTCCAGCAGGCCATCCCGGCACCGCTCAACTACCACGGCTACCCCAAGTCCATCTGCACCTCCATCAACCATCAGGTCTGCCACGGCATCCCCAATGACCGTGAGCTGAAGGACGGCGACATCGTCAATCTGGACATCACAGTGATCAAGGATGGCTACCACGGCGACACCAGCATGATGTTCCTGGTGGGCAAACCATCCATCAAGGCCGAACGCCTGTGCCGCGTCGCCCATGAATGCCTGTTGGTCGGCATCCGCCTGGTGCGGCCGGGGGTACGCCTGGGGGACATCGGCCACGCCATCCAGCACCATGCCGAGGCCAACGGCTACTCCATCGTGCGCGAATACTGCGGCCACGGCATCGGCAAGGACTTCCATGAGGAGCCCCAGGTGCTGCACTACGGCACCCCCGGCACCGGCCTGGAACTGACCCCGGGCATGACCTTCACCATCGAGCCCATGGTCAACGCCGGCAAGCGCCACATCAAGCTGCTGCCCGACGGCTGGACCGTGGTGACCAAGGACCGCAGCCTGTCGGCCCAGTGGGAACATACCATCCTGGTCACCGACGACGGCTGCGAGGTGCTCACCCGCCGCTCCGGCGAGGTCATATAACCTTCTGATGGAAAAGGATGTCCTCTTCGACGGCGCGGCCTTCGACGACGCCCTCGCCGCGGGCGCCGCGCCCCTGCCCCTGTTCCGCGACGCCCTGCGCCAGGCCCATGCCGTGCTGGCACGGCGCTTCGAGCGCGGCGCCCCCATCGTCCAGTTGGTGCGCGGCCGCGCCTGGGTGGTGGACCAGCTGCTGGCCCGGGCCTGGCAACACCTCATGGCTGGGAGCCAACATCAGGCGGCCCTGGTCGCCGTGGGCGGCTACGGCCGTGGCGAACTGCATCCCTATTCCGACATCGACCTGATGGTTCTGCTGCCGGTGGGCGAACTGCCCGCCCTGCATCAGGCCCTGGAAGGGTTTCTGCTGTTCCTGTGGGACATGGGGCTGGAGGTGGGCCACAGTGTGCGCTCGGTGGCCGACTGCGAGCGCGAGGGCCGGGCCGACATCACTGTCGCCACCAATCTGATGGAGTCGCGCCTGCTGGGTGGCGACGCCGGCCTGTACTACGCCATGCGCCAGGTAGTCGGCCCGGACCACATCTGGCCGGTACGCGAGTTCTTCGCCGCCAAGTGGCAGGAACAGATCGCCCGTCACCGCAAGTTTCACGACACTGCCTACAACCTGGAACCCAACGTCAAGGAAGGCCCCGGCGGCCTGCGCGACATCCAGATGATCGGCTGGGTGGCCAAGCGCCACTTCGGCGGCCAGACCCTGGACGACCTGGTCGGCCACGGCTTCCTGACCCCCGGGGAATACCGCACCCTCATCGACGGCCAGAACTTCCTCTGGCGCGTACGCTTCGGCCTGCACCTGCTGGCCCGCCGCCGCGAAGACCGCCTGCTGTTCGACCACCAGCGCGCCCTCGCCCGCCAGTTCGGTTACCAGGATGAAGATGCCACCCTGGCGGTGGAGCAGTTCATGAAGCGCTACTACCGCACGGTGATGGAACTGGGCCAGCTCAACGAAATGCTGCTGCAACTGTTCCAGGAAAAGATCCTGCTCGTCGACGAGCCGGCGCAGATTGTCCCCCTCAACCGCCGCTTCCAGACACGCAACGGTTTTCTCGAGGTCAGCAACGACCTGGTATTCCGCCGTCAGCCCTTCGCCCTGCTGGAGCTGTTCCTCCTACTGGCGCAGCACGAACACCTCAAGGGCATACGCGCCGAGACCATCCGTCTGATCCGCAGCCACCTGCATCTCATCGACGACGAATTCCGCGCCGACCTGCGCTGCCGCAGCCTGTTCATGGAACTGCTGCGCCAACCGCGCGGCGTACACACTGCCTTGCGCCACATGAACCGCTTCGGCCTGCTCGGCGCCTACCTGCCGGCCTTCGGCCGCATCGTCGGCCAGATGCAACACGACCTGTTCCACGTCTATACCGTGGACGAACACACCCTGTTCGTGCTGCGCAACGTGCGCCGCTACGCCTATACGCAATACAAGGCCGAGTTCCCGCTATGCAGCGAGCTGATGGACCAGATCCCCAAGCGCGAAGTGCTGTACGTCGCCGCCCTGTTTCACGACATCGCCAAGGGCCGCGGCGGCGATCACTCGGTGCTGGGGGCCGAAGAGGTAACGGAATTCTGCCGCAACCACCAGCTGTCCGACTACGACACCCGCCTCGCCGCCTGGCTGGTACGCAACCATCTGCTGATGTCGGCCACCGCCCAGCGCCAGGACATCAACGACCCGGACGTAGTGAACGCCTTTGCTGCCGCCGTGGGCGACCGCGTACATCTGGACTATCTCTATCTGCTCACCATCGCCGACATCCGCGCCACCAGCCCCACACTGTGGAACTCCTGGAAGGGCACCCTGCTCAACACGCTGTACAACAGCACACGCAACGCCCTGCGCCGCGGCCTCACCAACCCCATCGATGCCGACGAACTGATCGCCGAGACCAAGGAAGAGGCGCGCAAACGGGTGCGCGACCGTGCCGTTTCAGCGCAGGCCATCGACGCCCTCTGGTCGCGCCTGGACGACGACTACTTCCTGCGCTACACCATCGACGCCATTGCGTGGCATACCGAGTCGATCATTGCGGCGCAGGACAGCCCGCCGCCGCTAATTCTGATCCGCCAGCAGACCCAGCATGGCGGCACCGAGGTATTCATCTACACCCCACGCCACGACAACCTGTTCGCCCTTACCACCAGCACCCTGGATCAGATGGGGCTCACCATCACCGATGCCCGTATCATGACCTCGCGCGACGGCTACACCCTGGATACCTATATCGTGCTGGAGGAAGACGGCGCCCCGGTGAGCGATGCCTGGCGCATCCAGGAACTGGAAACCACGCTGCACGATGTGCTGGCCTATCCCGATGCACCTCCGCAAAAAGTCGAACGCCGCCTGCCGCGCCAACTGAAACACTTCACCATTCCGACCCAGGTTATCTTCCAACCCGATCCCTACAATGACCGCACGGTGATGGAGGTGATCAGTTCGGACCGCCCCGGGCTGCTGTCACAAATCGGCAAGGCATTGATGGAGTGCAACGTGCGCCTGCAGAATGCCAAAATCGCAACCCTGGGCGCCCGCGTGGAGGACATTTTCTTCATCACCGACGCGGCCAACCAGCCGCTGCACGATACACAGCAGATGGAGCAGTTGCGCCAGCGCATTGCGGCGTTGCTGGCGCCATAGGCGCGGGAGAGAACGCCTGACCTGCCATGCACAAAGTCAAGGCCGTAAACCTCGCCTGTCCGCTCGATGGCCTGCCGCTGACGCAGGGTGAGCGGCAGCTATGCTGTCCCGCAGGCCACAGTTTCGATATCGCGCGCCATGGCTATGTCAACCTGCTGCCGGTACAGAACAAGAAGTCCCGGGAACCTGGTGACAGCACTGAAATGGTCGAGGCTCGGCGTCGCTTCCTCAACGCCGGCTTCTATCGACCCATCGCCGACCAGCTCACGGCACTCATGCTGCAATCTTTGCCTGACACTGAACCTTGCATCGTGGATGCCGGCTGCGGTGAAGGTTATTACCTCGATCAGGTGAACCGGGTGCTGGCGGCAAACGGCCGCGATGCCACCCTCATCGGCCTCGATATCGCCAAACCCGCCGTTATCGCTGCCTGCCGGCGCAACAGGCAGCTCACCTGGCTGGTAGCCTCCAACAACAATCCGGCCATAATGCCGAAAACGGTGGACCTGATCCTGTGCCTGTTCGGTTTCCCGGTCTATCCCGCCTTCGCGCGCATGCTCAAACCGGGCGGCAGGCTACTGCTGGTGGATGCCGGCCCCGACCATCTGCTGGAGCTGCGCGAAGTCATTTATCCGGAAGTGCGCAAATCACCCCCGCCAGCCATCGATAAGGCGCAGCAGGCCGGATTCAAGCTCGTCGACAGCCGAACGCTGCGCTATCACACCGCCGCTCTCAACCATGAGCAGATCGCCGATCTGCTGCGGATGACGCCGCATCTCTACCGTGCCAGCTCCGTCGGCAAAGAGGCCGCAGCACGACTGAGCAGCCTCCGCCTGACAGTGGACGTGGTATTCCGCATCTTGGGAAGGTCCGAATAAGTCCATCTGAAGTTCTCAGGTCGCTCCCGCCCCTCCCTGGGCTGCGCGACATCAGTTCATCCGTGGACAAAACCACGCCAAGCGAAAAGTACGATTGTCGCTTGGGGGCCGTTGTACGCGCGCAAAGACGGCCTTACAGCTTCTGCAGGACAAACAGCCAACCCGGCACATCGACGCCCAGGTTCTGCCGCAATACGGCCGCCTCCTCCGCCAGTACCACGAAACCATGCTGTCTGGCCAGGGCGCGCACATAGCCCGCACCATGAGCATAACGTCCCGCCTCACACAGGACAAAGGTGTCCACGGCCCCCCGCTCCACCGAAAACAACAACCGCCCATCGCGCCTCAAGGCACGTCGTGCAGCAGCGAAGACCGGCGCCAGATCACCGAGATAAACGAACACATCGGCAGCCAGCAGCAAGTCGTATGGTGATGCCAGCGCCCGCAGCGTGGCCACTGCCTCGCCCACCTCGAGCACGTCATAGATGGCGCGCTCACGTGCCTTGTCCAACATGCGAGGAGACAGATCGACACCGGCGAGGTGTGCCGCGACATCACGAAATGCCATACCGGCGAGGCCGGTGCCGCACCCCAGGTCCAACACCTGCAAATCCCTGCCGCCACCGCAACGTTCGAACAGTTCGCGCAGCAGTGTCGGCGTGCGATAACCCAGCATGCCGGCCAGATGCTCATCGAAGTCATCGGCGTACTGGTCGAATAGCGCA is a window encoding:
- the glnD gene encoding [protein-PII] uridylyltransferase codes for the protein MEKDVLFDGAAFDDALAAGAAPLPLFRDALRQAHAVLARRFERGAPIVQLVRGRAWVVDQLLARAWQHLMAGSQHQAALVAVGGYGRGELHPYSDIDLMVLLPVGELPALHQALEGFLLFLWDMGLEVGHSVRSVADCEREGRADITVATNLMESRLLGGDAGLYYAMRQVVGPDHIWPVREFFAAKWQEQIARHRKFHDTAYNLEPNVKEGPGGLRDIQMIGWVAKRHFGGQTLDDLVGHGFLTPGEYRTLIDGQNFLWRVRFGLHLLARRREDRLLFDHQRALARQFGYQDEDATLAVEQFMKRYYRTVMELGQLNEMLLQLFQEKILLVDEPAQIVPLNRRFQTRNGFLEVSNDLVFRRQPFALLELFLLLAQHEHLKGIRAETIRLIRSHLHLIDDEFRADLRCRSLFMELLRQPRGVHTALRHMNRFGLLGAYLPAFGRIVGQMQHDLFHVYTVDEHTLFVLRNVRRYAYTQYKAEFPLCSELMDQIPKREVLYVAALFHDIAKGRGGDHSVLGAEEVTEFCRNHQLSDYDTRLAAWLVRNHLLMSATAQRQDINDPDVVNAFAAAVGDRVHLDYLYLLTIADIRATSPTLWNSWKGTLLNTLYNSTRNALRRGLTNPIDADELIAETKEEARKRVRDRAVSAQAIDALWSRLDDDYFLRYTIDAIAWHTESIIAAQDSPPPLILIRQQTQHGGTEVFIYTPRHDNLFALTTSTLDQMGLTITDARIMTSRDGYTLDTYIVLEEDGAPVSDAWRIQELETTLHDVLAYPDAPPQKVERRLPRQLKHFTIPTQVIFQPDPYNDRTVMEVISSDRPGLLSQIGKALMECNVRLQNAKIATLGARVEDIFFITDAANQPLHDTQQMEQLRQRIAALLAP
- a CDS encoding putative RNA methyltransferase, producing MHKVKAVNLACPLDGLPLTQGERQLCCPAGHSFDIARHGYVNLLPVQNKKSREPGDSTEMVEARRRFLNAGFYRPIADQLTALMLQSLPDTEPCIVDAGCGEGYYLDQVNRVLAANGRDATLIGLDIAKPAVIAACRRNRQLTWLVASNNNPAIMPKTVDLILCLFGFPVYPAFARMLKPGGRLLLVDAGPDHLLELREVIYPEVRKSPPPAIDKAQQAGFKLVDSRTLRYHTAALNHEQIADLLRMTPHLYRASSVGKEAAARLSSLRLTVDVVFRILGRSE